The Leptospira mtsangambouensis DNA window AAACCATTTGTCTTTTGGCGGGGATACAAAATACACCTTTGTATTGTTTGGTGGAATTTTGGGCAGTATTTACAGTTTTTTACAATTTATCGCAGCACCAGTTTGGGGAAGGTTTTCAGACCACTCGGGAAGGCGTGCCATTTTACTTTTTACAACCCTTGGAAACACCATTGGATATATCCTTTGGTTGTTTTCCTCCCAGTTCTGGATGTTTGTCCTCAGCCGTGTGATTACGGGAATGATGGGAGGTAACTTGTCTGTGGCTTCTGCCGCAATGGCCGACCAAACCGATGAAAAATCTAGAGCGGCTGGGATGGGGTTTTTGGGAGCTGGGATTGGTCTTGGGTTTGTGATGGGTCCACTTCTTGGAGGGATTAGTTCGCAGTGGAATTTTTTGGATTCCTTTTATAAGGAAGGAAGCGTTGTCGTGTTTCCTGCTTCTGCATTTTTTGCGATTCTTGTTTCGCTTCTGACTGTTATTTTAGTTTTTGTATTTTTACCACATAACAAACCAGAAGTGGTTCCTGAAAAAGAAATCCACCCATTCCTTTCTTTGAAAAAAATAGAATCTCGAAATTTAGTTCGTATTTCTTTATTAAATCTACTATTTGTTCTTAGTTTTTCTGGATTTGAATTTGTTGTGAATTTTTTCCTTTCCGATACCTTCCAGTTTTCTCCCAAAGAAATAGGATTCACTTTTTTATATATCGGAATCATCATCATACTGGTACAAGGTGGGGTGGTGCGGAGACTTTCTGGGAAAATCTCTGAAAAACGAATTTCTCTTTATGGGGCAGTCCTTGTCGTGATTGGAATGGGCCTTCTTGTATCGATTGGAACAAATTTCCCTGGGCTTTTTGTTTCCTTATTCTTTTTGGCTTTCGGAAGTGCATTGGTCAATCCAGGATTATCTTCATTTGCCTCATTAGAAAGTGGAAAAGGGGATCTCGGACGATCCCTCGGACTCTTTCGAAGTTTTGGATCCCTCGGAAGAGCCGTGTCTCCTGTCGCATTCTCTTTGTTATACTTTCAGAAAGGACCAAACCTGGCTTTCTTCGTATCCTTTGTCCTTCTTGTTGGATTTGGATTTTTACTGTTTACGCAAAAAGAAAAAACAACTTAAAGAAAGGATTCTAACTTGGCACGAAGCATGGGAAACATCAGTTTCTCATCTAACTTCTCACCAGTCAGGGAAGTGCGGAGTAGGAAACTATCTCGGATTTTACCGTCAAAACTATTGGCGGTAAAACTAATGATATCGATTCCTAAATGATAGAGAGATTCCGTAATTTGAAATAAAATTCCTGGAGTGTCTTTCATTCGCAAATCCATAACCGTAAAGTCAGAAGAAATGGGATTGTAAAGTTTGAGTGTTGCTTCAGAATCTCCAATTTTACGAACAAGGACTTCTTCTTTTGCATTTTCCCTTAAATACATCGCCACCGTTTTCCCCTCATAAAATAGAGAATACAGGTCGGTTCTAATTTGAGAGAGAAGTTCTTCTGTCATTTCTCCCCCGTCCCAACTGCGGATCACAAATAAATCTTGGACATGTCCATCGCTTGCTGTTTCTGCCACCGCTTCTAAAATATCCCAACGATGGTTGTAGAGGACAGAGGTGACCCGGTAGAGGATACCTAGATCATCTTGCGAAAGAGAAATTTTCAGTAGGGTTGTATCCTTTCTTGGAACACAAGACACGTGTAGGATGGGTTTTTTGATTTCTTGTATTGTCTGTGCCATAGAGCTCTCCCTTAAAATCGGCATTCTGCTTAGAACGTAAACAATCGGTGGCCGGAAATGCCCGGGCCGGTTCTAAAACATCCGTTCTCTAAAGAAATTGCAAAAAAGATGCCAAGTATCGCTTAGAAGGAAAATTTTGCTCCGACCATCACTGATTGGACATTTTGTGCGACAATGGCTTCTACGGTGAGTTTAGTGATGAGGGCATTGATTTCGATTCCTGCAATGAGGAAGTTTGTGGTGTTGGGAGCTTGTGCCTTTCCACTCAAGTCCATGGTAAGAGTTCCTGTTTTCGTTTGTCCGAGAGCAGAGGCTGGGATGAGAGCCGCAATCTCTGGAGAAAGCGAAGCAGAAATGGCGGCGGAATCCAAGGCCAAAGTCAATGGACCTGAACGAGATAAATTAAGACTGGAACTTCCAAAGTTCATAGAAGCTCCGGCACCTGCAAAGATCGTAAAGAAATAAAACATCCTAAATCCTGTACGAATGTCAACAGGTACACTTGTGACCGTACTTGAATAGTTGAAGGTTGTGGATCCACCCCAAGTTCCAATCGCAGGGCCGAGTGTCAGGGTTTGTGTTTTTTTATCATTATAAGTGACATCGATTTCTTGTCTTTGGTAGTGAAGCCCAAGCCCCATGGAGATCCCAGAAAATTCAAATAGTCCAATTCCATCCGAGTAGTTTTCAATGATATGGAATCGTAAAGTGAATCCACCAGTGGTAATGTCTCCACCAAGTTCCACGTTTTTATTTTGTGCTTCTACCGCCTTTTGGACATCCCCTTGTGCAAAGTTGAATTTAAAACCATGTAAGTACAAATTGAACCGATGGAGGAAGGTTTTGAGTTCTGGTTCAGTATCTGATGGACCTCCTCCCATAAGCCATCCCAAGTTTACCGCCACCACAAAGTTAGGTGCAAGTGATGCCCCAACGTTTGGAAGTTTTTGAAAACTTAAATTTTGATAAGCCACATTGATGTCTTCTTTTTGTTGGCCGGCGACTGTCATACCCGCTCCCACTTGGAATCGATTGACGATTCCTGGTCCCATCAGTGAGGAGTTGATATTGGAAATCACTGCCGCTTCAGACATTGTTGCAAGGACTTTGTCTGTGTATTGGAGTTGGAGGGCTGTGTCCAAACTATTGATCTGTGATTGGATGGATGCGGGCAAAATGGTACAAGCATCCCCTGTACAGGTGACTTTTGCCTGGACGGAACCGCTTGGAATCAGGCCAAAACAAATGGTGCAAAAAAAGATACCAATACGGAATTTCATGTCGTCCCTAGTATACCAAATATCGGAGATTGGTCTATGCTTTCTTAACAAATGGAGCCCATTCTATTTCCTAGTTTACACGCAAGAATTTGTAGAGAAAATAGAAGCATGGCACCCATCCAAGAAAAGCGGAAACACGTCCGAGTACAACCACTAGAAAAAGAACCAGTTGAAATCCATTTGATGGGGACAGCCCTCCTGGATGTCCTAAAAGCAAGTGACATAAGTTTGGGAGGCGTTGGGGTCATCGCACCCAATCATTTTGATGAATGGGATATGAATGAAATAGTTGAAATCCTTGTGGCATTACCTGGAGATTTGGAAGACTTTTTAGCCCGTGGTGTGATCAAACAAATTGGCAAAAAATCAAAAGAAACGGGGCTTTATGGGGTTCAGTTCACTGAAATAGGTCCCAAAGGAAAACAGGACCTGCAAGTTTACGTCAATCGTATGATTCGCCAAGGTCGCGAAGTAAAATAATCCAATTTAGGTTGTCAAAAAAATACAACCTTGGTATATGTTAGGGAACCGTTAGGGGTGCTATTTCCTTTTCCCATTCATTTGGGGGAAGGGATCTGCTGAGAAATACCCTTTTGAACCTGATCTTGGTAATGCTTGCGAAGGGAAACGAGAAAAAAAACTAAAATCTTTGTTAGGTGCTACTCTCTACAGGTTTTAGATTTGAGTCATTCTTTTCCTTTTCACAAGTTTTTTCCATTGGGTCAGTTCCGGCTAAGGAAATCTCAAAATGGAAACAAATTCCACCCATCCCATTCAAATCCCAGAAACCACCATTACACTTTCTAACAATACTAAGTTTCAGTCTTACCGAACAGAAGGTATGTTTTGTATTCATGAAAATGAATATGATTATAAAAAAGGAATTCCCAAACTCAGAGAACCCTGGATCCAAACAAGAGAATCGAGAGGGGATAGGAATTTTTCGCAACTCTATTATGCCAAAAGAAATATCATCACGGAAGAAATGATGTATGTGGCCAAAAGGGAAGGGATGACTCCTGAATTTGTTTTGAATGAGGTAAAAATTGGCCGGGCCATCATTCCATCGAACAAACGTCATTCGGAACTAGAACCAATGATCATTGGTAAAAAGTTTTTAGTCAAAATCAATGCCAATATTGGAAATTCGGCCATTCTTTCTTCCATAGATGATGAAGTAGAAAAACTTCGTTGGTCACTCCACTGGGGAGCTGACACAGTGATGGATCTTTCTACCGGAAAAAATATTCATGAAACAAGAGAATGGATCATTCGAAACTCTCCAGTTCCAATTGGAACCGTTCCTCTCTACCAAACTTTGGAGAAGGTAAAAGGGAAGGTAGAAGATCTAAACATTGGTGTCTTTTTAGAAACTCTGGAAGAACAGGCAGAACAAGGTGTGGATTATTTTACCATCCATGCGGGAGTTCTTCGTGATTATATCCACCTAACAGATAAAAGAATCACTGGGATTGTGTCTCGGGGAGGATCGATTCTTGCGAAGTGGTGTAATCATCATAAAAAAGAAAATTTTCTTTATGAACATTTTGATGCGATTTCCAAAGTGATGCAGAAATACGGAGTTTCTTATTCTTTGGGGGACGGCCTCCGGCCAGGTTGTATCAATGATGCCAATGATGAAGCCCAGTTTGCCGAATTAAAAACATTGGGAGAACTCACAAAACGTGCCTGGGCTGATGATGTACAGGTCATGGTGGAAGGGCCAGGGCATGTGCCAATGCACCTCATCCAAGAGAATGTCCGTCTCCAAGAAGAAATTTGTATGGAAGCGCCCTTTTATACACTGGGTCCCCTAGTGACAGACATTGCTCCGGGGTATGACCATATCACCTCTGCCATTGGTGCTGCGATGATCGCTTGGTATGGAACGGCTATGCTTTGTTATGTGACACCGAAGGAACATTTGGGACTTCCGAACAAACAAGATGTTAAGGATGGGGTGATTGCATATAAAATTGCAGCCCATGCGGCCGATCTTGCCAAAGGACATCCCGGTGCCAAAGAAAGAGATGATCTTCTCAGCAAAGCCCGGTTTGAATTTCGATGGGAAGACCAATTTGCCCTTTCCCTTGATCCGGAACTCGCGCGTTCGTATCATGATGAATCACTCCCACAGGATGGGATGAAAAAAGCCCATTTTTGTTCAATGTGCGGCCCTCATTTTTGTTCGATGAGGCTGACTACCGACTTAAGAAAAGAAACAGAAGAAGTCGGTGCGATAGATTCAAAAGAATAGCTTGAAGCATTTTTTGATTTGGCGGAACTAAGCTAACCGATGTAAATCGACCCGGAGTTCTGAATGGAACTTCGGGGTTTGACAAGATCTCTTATAGGGAGTAAAAGAAGTAGTGGTCATCCACCGTTTCTGATTTTTACGTTATAAATGAATGTCTCTAATTCTAAAAAAAACCCGGGCGTTATGCTCCGGGCTCTCGATAAGACTTTTACCAATTCTATTTTAAGAATTGGTAACTTTGGTTTTGTAAGAAACTAGAGTCCCAAGCTGCGACCAATGATTTCTTTCATAATCTCAGTGGTTCCTGCATAAATGGTTTGAATCCTTGCGTCGAGGTAGGCTCTTGCAATTGGATATTCCATCATATAACCGTATCCACCAAAGAATTGTAAACATTCATCGGTATGGCGTTTTTGCATCTCGGTAGTGTACCATTTACACATAGAGGCTTCGGCAGTTGTGTTTTCGCCTTTCATATGTTCCATGACCACTTTATCACAGAACACTTGTGCCATTTCGAGTTCCGTTGCCATTTCCGCCATTTTGAATTTTGTATTTTGGAAAGACCCAATCTTTTGTCCAAAAGCTTTTCTTTCTTTGATGTATTGGAGGGTTAAGGATTGGACAAGTCTTGTTGCTTCCACTGCCGCCACAGAAAGAACCAAACGTTCCTGTGCTAGTTTTTGCATTAGGTAACGGAAACCTTGCCCTTGTTTGCCGATCAGGTTTGATTTTGGAACAATCACATCGTTGAAGTACAATTCAGAAGTGTCTTGGGCTTTGAGTCCGATTTTATCTAAGTTACGTCCTCTTTCAAATCCTTTCATTCCTTCTTCAATCATCACAAGGGAAATGGTTCCATTATCATGTTTCACTGCAGTGATGATAAGATCTGCCAATTGTCCATTCGAGATAAATGTTTTTTGCCCGTTCACCACAAAGTGGTCACCTTTGTCGACTGCACTCGTACGAAGGGATTTTAAGTCAGATCCAGCACCGGGTTCCGTCATCGCAACAGCAAGGATAGATTCACCAGTAGCACATTTCGGCAGCCAACGTTTCTTTTGTTCATCACTGGCAAAAGCAGAGATATAAGGAGCGATCACATCGTTATGAAGGGAGATAAAAAATCCACTATTTCCCACACGAGAAGATTCTTCGATGATGATGATATTATAAAGAAAGTCGGCTCCTGAGCCACCGTATTCTGCGGGTACATCGGGACAGAGTAGGCCGTTTTCACCCGCCTTTCTCCAAACTTCTTTGGGTACGATATGGTTTTTTTCCCATTCTTCGTGGTGTGGTTTTACTTCTGTTTCAAAAAATTTCCGAGCCATCTCGCGGAATTGATGGTGTTCTTCAGTAAAGGGGAGGATACGCTCCATATGATTTGTGACTCCTTGATATGGAAATGCTACAAAAATGGCGAATTGAGGTCAATTATAAACAGTGTTCAGCTTCATGTAAACACCCGGATTTTTCTTGATGTATTGGATGGCGTCTTCTTCCGAAAGGACATAGAGTTCTGTTCCCGGCCAAGCCACAAAGCTGAAATTAGAAGGAAGGTTTTTGGTGAGAGAATAGATTTCCCCAACAAAGTCCCCAGCACCCAGCTCCCGGATGGTTTTGTGGTTTTGCATGACCACAACCGTTCCCGACCTGACGATAAATGCATTGTGAAAGGTTTGTCCTTCTTCAATTAGGGCCGCTTCTTTTTTCACAGTTTCGAGTTTGAGGATGAGTTCGAGTTGGGTGACTTGGTAACTGGTAAGACCACGAAACGTTTGGGACTCAGTGAGGGTTTTCCAAGTATTGGTTTCCCGGATGCTATTTAGTTTGGTGAGGTTTTCGTGGAGTTTGGATCCGCGGATGAACTGGAAAAATCTGGTTTTTTCAATGGTAAGGGCGAGGACATCTGTTTCCGCATAAACATCCGCTTGGCGAGCCGTATCTAAAATTAAAGATGCTTCCCCAAAGTATTCATAAGTTCCATACCGTTTAACGGCCGTTGGGTCTCCAGACAATCCTTCAAAACGAACATTCCCCGAAGCAATGATAAAAAACCTGTCTCCGTGGGTTCCTTTTTTGATGATTTGTTCCCCTCGGCGAAATTTTTCTTCCTTAACGATTTGTAAAAATTCTTTAGCCTTCTCTATCGGGAATCCTGAGAAAATATCGAT harbors:
- the thiC gene encoding phosphomethylpyrimidine synthase ThiC — encoded protein: METNSTHPIQIPETTITLSNNTKFQSYRTEGMFCIHENEYDYKKGIPKLREPWIQTRESRGDRNFSQLYYAKRNIITEEMMYVAKREGMTPEFVLNEVKIGRAIIPSNKRHSELEPMIIGKKFLVKINANIGNSAILSSIDDEVEKLRWSLHWGADTVMDLSTGKNIHETREWIIRNSPVPIGTVPLYQTLEKVKGKVEDLNIGVFLETLEEQAEQGVDYFTIHAGVLRDYIHLTDKRITGIVSRGGSILAKWCNHHKKENFLYEHFDAISKVMQKYGVSYSLGDGLRPGCINDANDEAQFAELKTLGELTKRAWADDVQVMVEGPGHVPMHLIQENVRLQEEICMEAPFYTLGPLVTDIAPGYDHITSAIGAAMIAWYGTAMLCYVTPKEHLGLPNKQDVKDGVIAYKIAAHAADLAKGHPGAKERDDLLSKARFEFRWEDQFALSLDPELARSYHDESLPQDGMKKAHFCSMCGPHFCSMRLTTDLRKETEEVGAIDSKE
- a CDS encoding PilZ domain-containing protein, whose product is MAPIQEKRKHVRVQPLEKEPVEIHLMGTALLDVLKASDISLGGVGVIAPNHFDEWDMNEIVEILVALPGDLEDFLARGVIKQIGKKSKETGLYGVQFTEIGPKGKQDLQVYVNRMIRQGREVK
- a CDS encoding MFS transporter, encoding MSTSPKRIKFILFLIVFTDMMGFSLLFPLFPKTLEFFLLKGDDALFRMFYSAANHLSFGGDTKYTFVLFGGILGSIYSFLQFIAAPVWGRFSDHSGRRAILLFTTLGNTIGYILWLFSSQFWMFVLSRVITGMMGGNLSVASAAMADQTDEKSRAAGMGFLGAGIGLGFVMGPLLGGISSQWNFLDSFYKEGSVVVFPASAFFAILVSLLTVILVFVFLPHNKPEVVPEKEIHPFLSLKKIESRNLVRISLLNLLFVLSFSGFEFVVNFFLSDTFQFSPKEIGFTFLYIGIIIILVQGGVVRRLSGKISEKRISLYGAVLVVIGMGLLVSIGTNFPGLFVSLFFLAFGSALVNPGLSSFASLESGKGDLGRSLGLFRSFGSLGRAVSPVAFSLLYFQKGPNLAFFVSFVLLVGFGFLLFTQKEKTT
- a CDS encoding acyl-CoA dehydrogenase family protein; translated protein: MERILPFTEEHHQFREMARKFFETEVKPHHEEWEKNHIVPKEVWRKAGENGLLCPDVPAEYGGSGADFLYNIIIIEESSRVGNSGFFISLHNDVIAPYISAFASDEQKKRWLPKCATGESILAVAMTEPGAGSDLKSLRTSAVDKGDHFVVNGQKTFISNGQLADLIITAVKHDNGTISLVMIEEGMKGFERGRNLDKIGLKAQDTSELYFNDVIVPKSNLIGKQGQGFRYLMQKLAQERLVLSVAAVEATRLVQSLTLQYIKERKAFGQKIGSFQNTKFKMAEMATELEMAQVFCDKVVMEHMKGENTTAEASMCKWYTTEMQKRHTDECLQFFGGYGYMMEYPIARAYLDARIQTIYAGTTEIMKEIIGRSLGL
- a CDS encoding Lsa36 family surface (lipo)protein — translated: MKFRIGIFFCTICFGLIPSGSVQAKVTCTGDACTILPASIQSQINSLDTALQLQYTDKVLATMSEAAVISNINSSLMGPGIVNRFQVGAGMTVAGQQKEDINVAYQNLSFQKLPNVGASLAPNFVVAVNLGWLMGGGPSDTEPELKTFLHRFNLYLHGFKFNFAQGDVQKAVEAQNKNVELGGDITTGGFTLRFHIIENYSDGIGLFEFSGISMGLGLHYQRQEIDVTYNDKKTQTLTLGPAIGTWGGSTTFNYSSTVTSVPVDIRTGFRMFYFFTIFAGAGASMNFGSSSLNLSRSGPLTLALDSAAISASLSPEIAALIPASALGQTKTGTLTMDLSGKAQAPNTTNFLIAGIEINALITKLTVEAIVAQNVQSVMVGAKFSF